One genomic window of Methanosarcina acetivorans C2A includes the following:
- a CDS encoding type I restriction endonuclease, translated as MDFIDQIKVLAAKIPKLSESIKTEEATKNALVLPLLNILGYNVFDPTEVVPEFTTDFGTKKGEKVDYAIMQEGAPIILIECKNIDADLDKEHASQLFRYFSVSEAKIGILTNGIVYRFYTDIDTPNKMDDKSFMEINLLDIKEPLINELKRFKKESFNAEDLTNVACELKYTKEIKLILANEINNPSEEFVKFFAKKVKEGVFTQSVREKFTIITKNALNQFINDRINDRLKFAMTEDSVSSTSNTNDENEKIPPSVNDIITTDEEIDGYNIIKSILRVTVDPKRIALRDKKSYCGILLDDNNRRPICRLYFNTKQKYIGLFAEGKNSEEKIPIIDLNDIYNHEDKLKNTISYYENGNQ; from the coding sequence GTGGATTTCATAGATCAAATTAAAGTGTTAGCTGCTAAAATTCCGAAACTGTCTGAAAGCATAAAAACTGAAGAAGCCACAAAAAATGCCCTTGTTCTGCCTCTTTTAAACATATTGGGATACAATGTCTTTGATCCCACCGAAGTGGTTCCAGAATTTACGACTGATTTTGGTACTAAAAAGGGTGAAAAAGTTGATTATGCTATAATGCAGGAAGGGGCACCGATTATACTAATTGAATGTAAAAATATCGATGCCGATCTCGATAAGGAACACGCATCTCAATTATTCAGGTATTTTAGTGTGAGTGAAGCAAAAATTGGAATCCTCACGAATGGCATAGTATATCGTTTTTATACGGATATAGATACCCCAAATAAGATGGATGATAAATCGTTCATGGAAATAAATTTACTGGATATTAAAGAGCCTTTAATCAACGAATTAAAACGATTTAAAAAGGAGTCCTTTAATGCTGAAGATTTAACGAATGTGGCATGTGAATTAAAGTATACGAAAGAAATAAAGCTCATTCTTGCGAACGAAATAAACAACCCTTCAGAAGAATTTGTTAAGTTCTTTGCTAAGAAGGTAAAGGAAGGAGTCTTTACCCAATCGGTCCGTGAAAAGTTTACTATAATTACAAAGAATGCACTTAATCAATTTATAAATGATCGGATAAACGACAGATTGAAGTTTGCCATGACCGAAGATTCGGTTTCATCCACATCAAATACAAACGATGAAAACGAAAAAATCCCTCCATCTGTAAACGATATAATAACAACCGATGAAGAGATTGACGGGTATAATATTATCAAATCTATTCTTAGGGTGACTGTTGACCCCAAAAGAATTGCCCTAAGAGATAAGAAATCATACTGTGGCATTCTGCTGGATGATAACAATAGAAGACCAATTTGCCGTCTGTACTTCAACACAAAACAAAAGTATATTGGATTATTTGCAGAAGGCAAAAATAGTGAAGAAAAAATCCCTATCATAGACTTAAATGATATCTATAACCATGAGGACAAGTTGAAAAACACAATTAGTTATTACGAAAATGGA
- a CDS encoding IS481-like element ISMac4 family transposase, with amino-acid sequence MKLNGKKIRWIIAQKSKGESTSTIAEIQGISARRVQQIYKEYVETGQLPQVGINLGRPKNPLSSSDQELIDQTYSDYKFGACYLEILIEGKYNRKISHNRIHNYLLSMDLAKENRKKKQRRKWCRYEREHSMSAAHIDWHENPLLGLQVCAILDDSSRMIIAGGEYVHCNTENTIKVIDELVKEYWDIYPLRELIMDHGSEFGAHRINKDGSWDSDFKRCIEELGIKPILARVRHPQTNGKIEKWFDTYQRFRGEFESFEEFVQWYNKRPHGALKLEQLESPQEAFWNRLPVEAKFRIGVRLFGW; translated from the coding sequence GTGAAACTTAATGGAAAAAAGATACGTTGGATCATTGCTCAAAAATCGAAAGGTGAATCTACCTCGACGATAGCTGAGATCCAGGGGATCTCAGCCCGTCGAGTTCAGCAGATCTACAAAGAATACGTTGAAACTGGTCAGCTTCCTCAAGTTGGCATTAATCTTGGAAGACCAAAGAACCCCTTATCCTCCTCTGATCAGGAATTGATTGACCAAACTTACTCTGATTATAAGTTTGGAGCCTGTTACCTTGAGATTCTCATCGAAGGCAAATATAATCGTAAGATATCTCATAACAGAATCCATAACTATCTACTTAGCATGGACCTTGCCAAGGAAAACCGAAAAAAGAAACAGAGAAGAAAATGGTGTAGATACGAACGCGAACACAGCATGTCTGCTGCACACATCGATTGGCATGAGAATCCCCTGTTAGGACTTCAAGTCTGTGCCATTCTTGATGATTCATCAAGAATGATAATTGCAGGTGGAGAGTACGTTCATTGCAACACGGAGAACACCATTAAAGTGATTGATGAACTTGTTAAAGAGTACTGGGACATATACCCTTTAAGAGAGCTCATTATGGATCATGGAAGTGAATTCGGAGCTCACAGGATTAATAAGGATGGTTCATGGGATAGTGACTTTAAAAGATGCATTGAAGAACTTGGAATCAAACCAATACTTGCAAGGGTAAGACATCCTCAGACAAACGGAAAAATAGAGAAATGGTTCGATACATATCAAAGGTTTAGAGGAGAGTTTGAATCATTTGAAGAATTCGTACAGTGGTATAACAAGAGGCCTCATGGAGCTTTGAAACTTGAACAGTTAGAATCGCCACAGGAAGCATTCTGGAATAGATTACCAGTTGAGGCAAAGTTCAGAATAGGAGTGAGATTGTTTGGGTGGTGA
- a CDS encoding PKD domain-containing protein: MKYQNTNVLKISVIFLIILFLGIMSAFITHAASYNFVKVIGSSGTGSNQFSSPKYATTDSSGNIYVADTGNNRIEIFDKNFNYIDKWGSGGSGNGQFYTPNGVAVDSMGNIYVADYNNHRVQKLDSTGVYISQCDSSTIGDGLSFYPVDLAVDSLDNVYVSDSRSNRIVKLNKDGNYLTQWGSKGASRNQFNDPEGIAVDSSGNIYVVDSGNSRIMKFDGTGTYLTEWGTPGQEDGQFRSPHGIAIDSSGAIYVTDTGNRRIQKFDSTGSYVTKWVSPENGDGKFQNPVGIVVDSSNNVYVVDSFYHCVFQFVKSMSPTANFDSSETSGSTPLPVKFTDLSENATGWYWDFGDGSTSTDQNPIHVYYDEGIYTVKFTATNSAGGDTITKSNYISVKSGQPPAQPPVAEFTSSAESVNDSLIVTFIDTSKGEPTFWLWDFGDGNTSTEQNPIHTYAEPGNYYVTLIVSNGAGTNEAIEEVSPSSVWGPLQVVIAIIGVIVAIIGVIVAIIGIVIPYIKKSKQSQDNM, encoded by the coding sequence ATGAAATATCAAAACACTAATGTACTCAAGATTTCTGTAATCTTTTTGATTATCTTATTTCTTGGAATAATGAGTGCATTTATCACACATGCTGCATCATATAATTTTGTAAAAGTAATTGGTTCTAGTGGTACTGGTTCTAATCAATTTAGTTCTCCAAAGTACGCTACTACAGATTCGTCAGGTAATATTTACGTTGCTGATACTGGCAATAATCGTATTGAGATATTTGACAAAAATTTTAATTACATTGACAAATGGGGTTCAGGTGGCAGTGGAAACGGGCAATTTTACACTCCTAATGGAGTTGCTGTAGATTCTATGGGGAATATTTACGTTGCGGATTATAACAATCACCGTGTTCAGAAATTAGACAGTACAGGTGTATACATTAGTCAATGTGATTCTTCTACAATTGGTGACGGTTTGAGTTTTTATCCTGTTGATTTAGCTGTAGATTCTTTGGATAATGTTTATGTTTCAGATAGCCGTAGCAATCGAATTGTGAAACTAAACAAAGACGGAAATTACCTAACACAATGGGGTTCCAAGGGTGCGAGTAGAAATCAATTTAATGACCCAGAAGGTATTGCTGTCGATTCTTCTGGAAATATTTATGTTGTCGACTCAGGCAATAGTCGCATTATGAAGTTCGATGGCACAGGTACTTATCTCACAGAATGGGGCACTCCTGGACAGGAAGATGGACAATTCCGATCTCCACATGGTATTGCTATCGATTCTTCAGGGGCTATATATGTAACAGATACAGGTAATCGGAGAATTCAGAAGTTCGATAGCACAGGTTCATATGTGACAAAATGGGTTTCTCCAGAAAATGGTGATGGGAAATTTCAAAATCCTGTAGGTATTGTTGTAGATTCTTCGAATAACGTTTATGTCGTTGACTCATTCTATCATTGCGTTTTTCAATTTGTTAAATCGATGTCACCGACAGCTAATTTCGACAGTAGTGAAACTAGTGGTAGTACTCCTCTTCCAGTGAAGTTTACAGACCTATCGGAAAATGCAACTGGATGGTACTGGGACTTTGGAGATGGGTCAACTTCTACTGACCAAAATCCAATACATGTTTATTATGATGAAGGAATTTACACAGTTAAGTTTACTGCTACTAATAGTGCTGGCGGGGATACTATTACAAAGTCAAATTATATCTCAGTGAAAAGTGGACAACCACCCGCACAACCACCAGTTGCAGAATTTACTAGTAGTGCAGAGTCGGTCAATGACTCATTGATTGTCACCTTTATCGACACAAGTAAAGGAGAACCTACTTTTTGGTTGTGGGACTTTGGCGATGGAAATACATCTACTGAACAAAACCCAATTCATACTTATGCTGAGCCAGGTAACTATTATGTAACGTTAATAGTATCTAATGGTGCTGGAACAAATGAAGCTATTGAGGAAGTTTCACCTTCTTCTGTGTGGGGACCCTTACAAGTCGTAATTGCTATTATCGGAGTCATAGTTGCTATTATCGGAGTCATAGTTGCTATTATCGGTATAGTTATCCCATATATAAAAAAATCTAAACAATCACAAGATAATATGTAA
- a CDS encoding DUF4429 domain-containing protein, producing MTEILMELKGVNGQLELYGDKIIIKRKGIRSKLTQGFFKGDKTIYIKQIAGIELKEGGLINGYIQFTLSGGVESRRGLLGKDGAVNDENTVMFAKKDNELAKRMKLEIENRMTSFSQPITVAVQTDGADTIRKYKQLCDDGIITQEEFELKKKEILGIKLEAPREKTAVGTTGTTQTKKENGWMTEEQRRDFEARFNISKN from the coding sequence ATGACAGAGATATTGATGGAACTGAAAGGTGTAAACGGTCAACTTGAACTTTACGGAGATAAAATAATTATCAAAAGGAAGGGCATTCGTTCGAAATTAACACAGGGATTCTTTAAAGGAGACAAAACGATTTATATAAAACAAATTGCAGGAATAGAGTTAAAGGAAGGGGGCCTGATCAATGGCTACATACAGTTTACTTTGTCCGGAGGCGTTGAAAGTAGGCGCGGCCTACTGGGTAAAGATGGCGCTGTTAACGATGAAAACACTGTAATGTTTGCTAAGAAGGATAATGAACTTGCCAAGAGAATGAAATTAGAGATCGAGAATAGAATGACAAGTTTTTCACAGCCAATTACCGTCGCAGTTCAAACCGATGGGGCAGACACAATAAGAAAATATAAACAACTGTGTGACGATGGTATAATTACTCAAGAAGAATTCGAATTGAAGAAAAAAGAAATACTGGGTATAAAACTCGAAGCACCCAGGGAAAAAACAGCTGTCGGAACAACAGGCACTACTCAAACGAAAAAAGAAAACGGTTGGATGACTGAAGAACAGAGAAGGGACTTTGAGGCACGATTCAATATCAGCAAAAACTAA
- a CDS encoding lipid II:glycine glycyltransferase FemX, translating to MNLGGLYIICRRVKIEDKEEWNNVVKESPNGTFYHTWEWNDVIEKGLNSESLSVVVEDEEENKLTGIFPFFVRNLFEDYRVNKYFPSISNNFQIGCSPHHKLYSFGGPCVLPSVTNNEEIYKLMFDFIDSYSKNKKSITDHLIYPYHSCLDSALIQNGYTKTGIKKTAIINIDKDLTEICKGFKKQFSRDIKKASKKGIIIYESQNYEEDINLYYNQFQKLLIDRVIERTGNCYWRVSYALVPYSYFEKLRDILFPKKMARLFFAEYNGVKVGALINFYYKDTIYLGHTTVLRGEYNGLNVSKLLIWHIIVDGKKNGFKNLDVSGLHPNELHGQYQFKMGFNGQVKEIGMYNKSYRYNEIKHAKTIVYKHAKAIIIELRKLK from the coding sequence TTGAATCTGGGGGGCCTTTATATTATTTGCAGGAGGGTAAAAATCGAAGATAAAGAAGAATGGAATAATGTTGTTAAAGAAAGTCCTAACGGGACTTTTTATCATACTTGGGAATGGAACGATGTTATAGAAAAAGGGTTAAACTCCGAATCTTTATCAGTAGTAGTAGAAGACGAGGAAGAAAATAAATTAACCGGGATCTTTCCATTTTTTGTCAGAAATCTTTTTGAAGATTACAGGGTTAATAAATATTTTCCAAGTATTTCAAATAATTTTCAAATAGGTTGTTCTCCTCATCATAAGTTATATAGTTTTGGAGGTCCCTGTGTCCTTCCCAGTGTTACCAATAATGAAGAGATTTATAAGTTGATGTTCGATTTTATTGATTCATATAGCAAAAACAAAAAAAGCATTACTGATCATTTGATATATCCTTATCATAGTTGTCTGGATTCGGCACTAATTCAAAACGGATATACCAAGACAGGAATCAAAAAAACTGCTATAATAAATATAGATAAGGATCTCACTGAAATATGCAAAGGGTTCAAAAAACAATTCAGTAGAGATATAAAAAAAGCTTCAAAAAAAGGGATAATTATATACGAAAGTCAGAACTATGAGGAAGATATAAACCTTTACTATAATCAATTCCAGAAACTATTAATTGACAGAGTTATTGAAAGAACTGGGAATTGTTATTGGAGAGTATCATACGCCTTGGTGCCATATTCGTATTTTGAAAAACTCCGTGACATCCTTTTTCCGAAAAAAATGGCAAGATTATTCTTTGCAGAATACAATGGAGTAAAAGTTGGAGCATTAATAAACTTTTACTATAAGGATACGATATATCTGGGTCACACCACGGTATTGAGAGGCGAATACAACGGTCTCAACGTTTCTAAGCTCTTAATCTGGCATATCATAGTGGATGGAAAGAAAAACGGCTTCAAAAATCTTGACGTATCAGGCCTTCACCCGAATGAATTACATGGTCAATATCAGTTTAAAATGGGATTTAACGGTCAGGTCAAAGAAATAGGAATGTACAATAAATCGTACAGATATAATGAGATTAAACATGCAAAAACAATTGTTTATAAACATGCAAAAGCAATTATTATTGAACTTAGAAAACTAAAGTAA
- a CDS encoding IS1 family transposase (programmed frameshift) translates to MNCPRCKSSNHTKNGIVCGRQRYKCHDCGYNYSVETKSTASPTVVKRQALQLYLEGLGFRSIGRFLGVSHVSVQKWIKNFGQEIEELKSENELSIVELDEMHTYIGNKKYCWIWIAVDRVGKKFINCSFGSRGTKTGQLLWEKLKKKEIGEVMTDHWRAYAEFIPENIHTQSKAETYTVEGYNGILRHFLARLRRKTKCYTKSLEMLKYSVLLLMKHRNKELSIFS, encoded by the exons ATGAACTGCCCAAGATGCAAAAGTTCCAATCACACAAAAAACGGTATAGTTTGTGGACGTCAACGCTACAAATGCCACGATTGTGGATATAACTATTCAGTAGAGACAAAATCAACTGCTAGCCCCACTGTTGTTAAGAGACAGGCTTTGCAACTTTATCTTGAAGGATTAGGCTTCCGCTCAATAGGACGATTTTTAGGGGTAAGTCATGTTTCTGTCCAAAAATGGATAAAGAACTTTGGTCAGGAGATAGAGGAGCTAAAAAGCGAAAATGAGCTATCTATTGTTGAACTGGATGAGATGCACACTTACATCGGTAAC AAAAAATATTGCTGGATCTGGATTGCTGTTGATAGAGTTGGGAAAAAGTTCATCAACTGCTCTTTTGGTAGCAGAGGAACGAAAACTGGACAACTACTCTGGGAAAAATTAAAGAAGAAAGAGATTGGAGAGGTGATGACTGATCACTGGAGGGCATATGCAGAGTTTATTCCTGAAAATATTCATACTCAATCCAAAGCAGAAACGTATACAGTTGAAGGATATAACGGCATATTAAGGCACTTTCTGGCAAGGTTGAGACGAAAGACAAAGTGTTATACGAAGAGTCTTGAAATGCTAAAGTACTCTGTTCTTCTATTGATGAAACACAGAAATAAAGAGTTATCTATATTTAGTTAA
- a CDS encoding M42 family metallopeptidase, whose amino-acid sequence MAEDMEKSANLEEIKSLLEVFTNAHGISGSEDEVRKLLEQELKPYVDSMRKDTMGNLIAIKEGKGPSVMLAAHMDEIGLMVRYIDENGFLRFVGIGGWFSQTLLNQRVIVHGKKGSIYGVIGSKPPHVMKDEDRKKPVKLEDMFIDIGAKDREDAENLGIEIGTTVSIDQEFMPLANGKVTSKAFDNRAGVVILLEVMKRLHERKIEANVYAVGTVQEEVGLKGAKTCAFGLCPDVALALDTTIPGDHPGISKTDSALELGKGPAITVADASGRGLIAHPQVLKWLRETADANEIPYQLGVGSGGTTDATSIHLTKEGIPTGTVSIATRYIHSPVEVLDMADIEACVSLIVKSIENVKTYF is encoded by the coding sequence ATGGCAGAAGATATGGAAAAAAGCGCAAACCTCGAAGAAATAAAATCCCTTCTCGAAGTGTTCACAAACGCCCATGGGATTTCCGGCTCTGAAGATGAAGTCCGGAAACTTCTTGAACAGGAGCTCAAGCCATATGTTGACAGTATGAGGAAAGACACCATGGGGAACCTTATTGCTATTAAAGAGGGAAAAGGACCCTCTGTAATGCTGGCCGCCCATATGGATGAAATCGGGCTGATGGTCAGGTATATTGATGAGAACGGGTTCCTGCGCTTTGTCGGGATAGGAGGCTGGTTTAGCCAGACTCTTCTGAACCAGAGAGTCATCGTACACGGCAAAAAGGGCTCTATTTACGGAGTTATAGGTTCAAAACCTCCCCATGTGATGAAAGACGAGGATAGAAAAAAGCCCGTGAAACTTGAGGATATGTTTATTGATATAGGGGCAAAGGATAGAGAGGACGCAGAGAACCTGGGAATCGAGATAGGCACTACGGTTTCAATCGACCAGGAATTCATGCCCCTGGCAAACGGGAAGGTTACATCCAAGGCTTTTGACAATCGCGCAGGAGTTGTAATTCTCCTTGAGGTCATGAAACGGCTTCACGAACGCAAAATAGAAGCAAATGTCTATGCCGTGGGCACGGTTCAGGAAGAAGTGGGACTTAAAGGAGCAAAAACCTGTGCTTTCGGGCTCTGTCCGGATGTAGCCCTTGCCCTTGACACCACCATTCCGGGAGACCATCCTGGTATCAGCAAGACGGATTCTGCCCTGGAGCTGGGAAAAGGGCCTGCAATAACTGTAGCAGACGCATCTGGAAGAGGACTCATAGCCCATCCCCAGGTTCTCAAATGGCTCCGGGAAACCGCGGATGCAAACGAGATCCCGTATCAGCTGGGTGTAGGTTCCGGCGGCACTACCGATGCTACGTCAATCCATCTTACAAAGGAAGGTATTCCTACAGGTACGGTCAGTATAGCAACCCGCTATATCCACTCCCCGGTAGAAGTTCTGGATATGGCAGATATAGAAGCGTGCGTGTCTCTGATTGTAAAGTCAATAGAAAATGTAAAAACATACTTCTAA
- a CDS encoding prefoldin subunit beta translates to MTSELPPQIQNQIAQLQQVQQQVQALAMQKSQIEAMQKESKMALEELEKLADDAVVYRNVGELVIKTSKEESVSKLKDREETLSLRLQSISRQEERLTTRFKQLQEQIQQALGPKAQ, encoded by the coding sequence ATGACTTCAGAATTACCTCCTCAAATCCAGAACCAGATAGCACAGCTTCAGCAGGTACAACAGCAGGTTCAGGCTCTTGCTATGCAGAAATCTCAGATTGAAGCTATGCAGAAAGAGTCCAAAATGGCTCTCGAAGAATTAGAAAAACTGGCTGACGATGCGGTGGTCTACCGGAATGTCGGAGAACTGGTAATAAAAACGAGCAAAGAGGAGTCCGTTTCAAAACTTAAAGATAGAGAAGAAACACTCTCACTCAGACTTCAGTCTATTTCCAGACAGGAAGAAAGGCTCACTACCCGCTTCAAACAACTTCAGGAGCAGATCCAGCAGGCACTTGGCCCCAAAGCACAATAA
- a CDS encoding DHH family phosphoesterase, producing MQVDEVEFFNRLLDYRNILYLCHRNADPDAVSSAFALAEALGGTVGLVDGCNRVASVLIDRLGIEVVDKPDPSNYGFVVVVDTSTKAQLNDIELTSYCVIDHHTTTALTENAEFYLHRNTTSTVEIVYDILKAMGAPINRRVGIGMLTGIVTDTGHFKHASVDTFRTVAKIIEASGVEYGEVLDLMAATPQDISMRIAILKAASRVELDRVGDMLIASSHVSSFGGSASSMLINIGADVAFVATTKGESVRVSARAKRDAVNAGVNLGQLMEDISNEYNGTGGGHSGAAGIDVIANMEEVLHKCREMTKKILENSLGTTSTEISEDEIEFNEEE from the coding sequence ATGCAAGTTGATGAAGTGGAGTTTTTCAACCGGCTCCTTGACTATCGAAACATTTTGTATTTGTGTCATAGGAATGCAGATCCGGATGCTGTTAGCAGTGCATTTGCCCTTGCTGAGGCACTCGGAGGTACGGTCGGACTTGTAGACGGCTGCAACCGTGTGGCATCCGTCCTGATCGACAGGCTCGGAATAGAGGTAGTGGATAAGCCAGACCCTTCAAATTATGGTTTTGTTGTTGTTGTTGACACCTCTACAAAGGCGCAACTAAACGACATCGAGCTTACCAGTTACTGCGTAATCGACCACCATACGACCACCGCCCTCACCGAGAACGCAGAATTTTACCTGCACAGGAACACAACCTCAACTGTAGAGATAGTCTATGATATTTTAAAAGCAATGGGAGCTCCGATTAACCGCAGGGTGGGAATCGGCATGCTCACAGGAATCGTAACCGATACCGGGCATTTCAAGCATGCATCTGTCGACACCTTCCGAACAGTGGCAAAAATAATTGAAGCCAGTGGCGTTGAATACGGAGAAGTACTGGACCTCATGGCTGCCACCCCCCAGGACATCTCTATGCGCATCGCTATTCTGAAAGCAGCAAGCAGGGTTGAACTCGATAGAGTAGGAGACATGCTTATAGCCTCTTCTCATGTAAGTTCTTTCGGAGGCTCTGCTTCTTCCATGCTGATCAACATCGGAGCTGATGTGGCTTTTGTTGCCACTACCAAAGGAGAAAGTGTCAGGGTGAGTGCAAGGGCGAAACGCGATGCCGTAAATGCCGGAGTTAACCTCGGCCAGCTGATGGAAGATATCAGTAACGAATATAACGGCACCGGAGGCGGACATTCGGGTGCTGCGGGAATAGATGTAATTGCCAACATGGAAGAAGTACTGCATAAATGTAGGGAGATGACAAAGAAAATCCTTGAAAACTCCCTTGGAACAACCTCAACAGAGATTTCCGAGGATGAAATCGAATTCAATGAAGAAGAATAG